DNA sequence from the Aquificaceae bacterium genome:
AGATATGGCAGAAGGGCAAGCTGTCTTGCCCTCTTTATCTCTCTTGCAAGAAGCCTCTGATGCTTTGCACAGACGCCAGTCTGCCTCCTGCCCATTATCTTGCCCCTTTCTGTGATAAACCTTTTTAGCTCTTCATAGTTCTTGTAGCTGGGGTCCTTTTTTGCATCGCAGAAGGGGCAACTTTTCTTTGCAGACCTCTTAATCATATCCATCCTAAAACCTCCTTAAAAAGGTATTTCGTCATCCTCAGAACTGAAGGGCGTTTCAATTGGCTCCTCTGACATCTCCTCCTCTCTCAGAGAAAACTCCTCTACAGGTTC
Encoded proteins:
- the rpsR gene encoding 30S ribosomal protein S18 — protein: MDMIKRSAKKSCPFCDAKKDPSYKNYEELKRFITERGKIMGRRQTGVCAKHQRLLAREIKRARQLALLPYLVA